In Leishmania mexicana MHOM/GT/2001/U1103 complete genome, chromosome 20, one genomic interval encodes:
- a CDS encoding putative serine/threonine protein phosphatase 2A regulatory subunit — MEQFDSVKTMIDNLRSEDPEARLSSMRGIHLISTTLGPERTRDELLLYLTDYLDDNDEVLRVFANALGTMLPEVGGVEYTSSLLAPLEILGSLDEVTVRDEAVASLQLIGSQLFSPGSTTGSSGTSSVDNKRKDSNAKAQGEFIGMVRRLGEGMPQCRSTACSLISIVYPCADASTRTELMKLFQKLCADDEILVRRAACIAMGKHLAGVLGPKGCSELVPVLNAFAKDESDGVRLQAVATCSSLLQVLPETQHSAILLAVRSLSSDSSWRVRYMTADSLGNLAAALSPPDVVKYAVPVFRSLCQDSEPEIRASAVFNMANVLAACRDATGKKDILVTGTRLVSDDVSHVRMSLASAVLKSVAHVAKDLWGTTIVPACTALLRDAEADVRLALVSGFSSMGNTPEAKELAPSLVPVVIHLAADSKWRVREVVVAQVPYVITSLGRSAEQVLQVCVIRLTDRVAAIRDAAVQSCCKLVAEHGSGWAASTLLPQVQTLVTDSNYLHRVALCHLYAALANVAAFDAATCESAVWPQLVILHKDAVPNVRLNVAKAIMALSRADKIPSRVAKSVLRTLSEDAEVDVCDAAVAAPALKSSMAKK; from the coding sequence ATGGAGCAGTTCGACTCGGTCAAGACGATGATCGACAACCTCCGCTCCGAGGACCCGGAGGCGCGCCTGAGCAGCATGCGCGGTATTCACCTCATCAGCACCACGCTGGGCCCCGAGCGTACTCGCGACGAACTCCTCTTGTACCTCACGGACTACctcgacgacaacgacgaagTGCTGCGCGTGTTCGCGAACGCGCTGGGGACGATGCTACCGGAGGTGGGAGGCGTAGAGTACACCAGCAGTCTTCTGGCTCCACTGGAGATCCTGGGTAGCCTCGACGAAGTCACCGTACGCGACGAGGCTGTCGCATCGCTCCAGCTCATTGGCAGCCAACTCTTCTCGCcgggcagcaccaccggcagcagcggtacgTCTTCGGTCGACAACAAGCGCAAGGACTCGAATGCGAAGGCACAAGGTGAATTCATAGGCATGGTCCGACGCCTCGGCGAAGGGATGCCGCAGtgtcgcagcaccgcctgctcGCTCATCTCCATCGTCTACCCCTGCGCCgacgccagcacgcgcactgAATTGATGAAGCTCTTCCAGAAGCTGTGCGCAGATGACGAGATCCTCGTTCGGCGCGCCGCATGCATTGCCATGGGCAAACACCTCGCCGGCGTCCTTGGTCCGAAGGGGTGCTCGGAGCTGGTGCCGGTGCTGAACGCGTTTGCCAAGGACGAgagcgacggcgtgcgcctgcaggcggtggcgacgtgCTCGTccctgctgcaggtgctccCTGAGACGCAGCACTCAGCCATCCTCTTAGCGGTTCGCTCGCTCTCGTCGGACAGCTCGTGGCGCGTCCGCTACATGACGGCAGACTCGTTAGGCAATCTCGCGGCCGCTCTCTCGCCACCGGACGTCGTGAAGTATGCTGTGCCGGTGTTTCGCTCCCTGTGCCAGGACTCAGAGCCGGAGATCCGTGCGTCAGCGGTGTTCAACATGGCGAACGTGCTTGCCGCTTGCCGAGACGCGACTGGCAAGAAGGATATCCTCGTGACCGGGACTCGACTTGTCTCTGACGACGTCAGCCACGTCCGCATGAGCCTCGCGAGCGCGGTGCTGAAGTCTGTCGCGCACGTGGCAAAGGACCTCTGGGGCACTACCATCGTCCCAGCGTGCACCGCACTGCTGCgggacgcggaggcggatgtGCGACTGGCACTCGTGTCTGGTTTTAGCTCCATGGGCAACACCCCAGAGgcgaaggagctggcgcCAAGCCTGGTCCCTGTTGTCATCCACCTCGCTGCGGATTCAAAATGGCGTGTGCGGGAGGTGGTTGTCGCACAGGTGCCCTACGTGATCACCTCGCTGGGGCGGAGCgcggagcaggtgctgcaggtaTGCGTCATCCGTCTGACCGACCGCGTAGCCGCCATCCGTGACGCCGCAGTGCAGTCGTGCTGCAAGCTGGTGGCCGAGCACGGGAGTGGGTGGGCCGCCTCGACGCTCCTGCCACAAGTGCAGACTCTCGTGACCGACTCTAACTACCTCCATCGAGTCGCGCTCTGCCATCTGTACGCGGCCCTTGCGAACGTCGCCGCTTTCGACGCGGCAACATGTGAGTCGGCGGTGTGGCCGCAGCTTGTCATACTGCACAAGGACGCCGTGCCAAATGTGCGTCTGAACGTGGCCAAGGCGATCATGGCGCTCAGCCGCGCTGACAAGATCCCCTCGCGAGTGGCGAAGTCGGTGCTGAGGACCCTTAGTGAAGACGCTGAGGTGGACGTGTGCGACGCGGCGgtagcggcaccggcgctgaAGTCCTCCATGGCGAAGAAGTAG